The DNA window GCGTCGACCCGGTGGTCCGGCAGATGTACCACAGGCAAAGCAGAGCGGTAGGGCACCGGTGATTCGATCGAGCGCTCTCCGACTCCGAATGGGGCGGAAGCGTTCTCCCGAGAGATCGATACTGCAGAACTCGGGGCCGGCTCATTCAGTTCAGCGGATAGAGCTGTCGGTGTGTCTTCATCAGACTGCGTTTCCCCTTTTTCCACTGCGAAAACAGGGACGGTTGAAGCATTGGAGCCCCCGACGTCCTGCACGGGGAGCTGCTGGGAAAAAGAAGCAGCGGCACTCGACATTTGCGACGCGTCATGCTCTCCCTGCCAGGGACTGCCCATGAACACGAGGACCGTAAGAACGACAAAAATAGAGGGCAAGAAGGTAACGGATTTTTTCATTGCGACGTGGAGCCGATAATCAACGAAGCGGGGCGGGGGAGCGCAAAGAGGCTCCCTCCGCCCCTCTACGGGTCATCAGCAGGCTGTGCACGACCTCAAAATCGGCAATTCCCATTCCCCCCTGCCCCCCGTCAGAGGGTCGCCGCATCGAGGAGTGTTATAAGCAGGATCCGTGCAGCAATAAAGTCGGACGGTGGCTGGGCGAGAAAAGCGGTTGGGGCAATCTCAACGACCGAATTGAATGCCTGCAAGGCTGTCACAAGTTGGGTCGGCTGCACGGTCTCGTTTTCAAGGAGCCCCGTGAGCGCCGTGGTAAAAGCGGTGGCCTCAGAGGCGGGGACCCCTTGGCCAACCAGCAGGTCATAGAGTTGCTGGGACGCGGCGTGCCTCTTCGCTCGCGTCGGCACAAATACGAGGTCCATCATCTGCGGGGAGACCGTGACCGAGGTCCCGTCTCCCGTCGCTAGCACCCCGGACCGCACGGATTGGGCAAGCTGAGACGACACTGCCACCAACCGCCCTTGGGCCGCCTCGGTCTGAAAAGCGTCGAGGTCGCTGAGGGTGCCGGATACGTCACTACCAGACACGTCGCTCTGCGGAATCGATCCCCCCGTATCGGTGTTTTGGGCCCACACCGGGCTGGCTGTAAGGACGCACACCGCCGCAATGAGAATAGATCGAGCAAAAAGAGTCATCGGAGAGACGCGGGAACGCGGGAGAGGAGGGGGAACGTCGGGATTCAAGATCCCAAATGGACTGGTGGGACTTCTCTGTCGTTTGGCTTGCTCATAACAGAAGGTTTGGAGCGTATCTTGTCCGGCAATGGCCTATGCCGTGGGCCGAAGCCTCTGCTCTACGTTTCGGGCTCTGCACACTCCCTGGATGGCCCCGTTCTCCCCCCTGCCTCCTCGGCGCCCCCTCACAGCGCTTCTTGGTAGCTGGTATCAGACGTCCCTGACACACAGGCGGCGCGTCTCCGTTGCGGCCCTCCATTCCTGCACGAACGTGCACAGGAGGTAAGCGTACACGCCAGTCCCTTCGTCTCGCTGACGTGTGCTCTCTCCATCCATGCCCGGATTCGACGCCACCAGCCAAGAGCGACTGGCCCAGGCCACGAAGCTAGAGGCCACCCGTCTCGGCTTCGACGCGTGCGGCATTTCCAAGGCTGAGCCGCTCGACGAGGAGGCGATTCGGCTGGAGCAGTGGCTGCTGGAGGGCCGCCACGGCACCATGGACTGGATGGAGCGCAACTTCGACAAGCGCATCGATCCCACGAAGCTGGTGGACGGCGCCGAGTCCGTTATCTCGGTGCTGCACAACTACTATCAGCCCACCGATCATCCCGACGATCCGGAGGTCGGCAAAATCAGCCGGTACGCCTGGGGCACCGACTACCACGAGGTGATGAAGGAGAAGCTGTACCTCCTCTACCAGTGGCTGCAGGAGGCAGTGGACGCCGAGATCAACGGCCGCGCCTTCGTCGACAGTGCGCCGGTAATGGACAAGGCGTGGGCGAAGCGGAGCGGCCTGGGATGGCAGGGCAAGCACTCGAACGTCCTCAACCGCGAGACCGGCTCGTTCTTCTTCCTCGGCGAGCTCATCGTGAGCGTGCCGATGGACACCGACGATCCGATGGCCGACTACTGCGGCTCCTGCACGCGCTGCATCGACGCGTGCCCCACCGACGCCATCTACGAGCCCTACGCCGTGGACGCCAACCGGTGCATCTCGTACCTCACCATCGAGCACGGCCCCGACGACGTGCCCGACGGCCTCCAGCCCGACGTGGGAAACTGGCTCTTCGGCTGCGACATCTGCCAGGACGTGTGCCCGTGGAATAAATTCAGCCAGCCGACCGACGAGGAGCGGTATCTGCCGCGCGAAGGGGTGACGGACACGGCGCTGGAGGACTGGGCGGAGATGAACCTGGACGAGTTCGAGCGTCGCTTTGAGGCCAGCCCCGTAAAGCGCGCCACGTTCGACGGCTTCAAGCGCAACGTGCGCAATGCGATCCAGAATGCCCTGAACCGACGGGCAGACGACTCCTCTTGATGCTCAGGGGTGCGAACTTCTGCGCAGACAGTGAATCGGGAAGACGTGATCCGTGAATCCGTAGCCGAAGCACACGCCGGTTCCTCACGCTTCACTCCTTACGAGTCACGAACCGTCTACTCCTCTTCGTCGGACGGATCCTGCGGAAGCACTACCCCCACCTCAAACGATAGCAAATCGTCGAAGAGCGGCGTGACCGACCCGTCCCGCGTCATCGTCTCACGCTGCCGGTATTCTCCATCGGCGGGCTCTCGGTAGACCTCAATCGTGTCGTTCTGGAGATTGACGATCCAATATTCCGGAATCCCGTTCGTCGCATAGCACCGGAGCTTCGTCGTTCGATCCTTCTCCAGTGAGGTGTCTGCCACCTCCACAATCAGGGGAATCTCGTCCGGCTCCCCCTCCAGAAGATCATCGGCTGTTCCGCTCAACACGGCAAGATCCGACTCCGGCACGTTGTGGCAGTCGAGCGGAAGGGTCGATTGCGTCTGGACGACGTACGGCGCGGCGCGAAGACGGTCGACCAGAAGCTCGGTCGCTTTGATGACGGCGGCACGATGAGGAGCGTTTTGGGCAACCATTTCTACGATGTGACCATCCAGGAGCTCGGTCCGGTCGTCTTCATCGAGAATGCCGACCTCTACCATCCGGAAATACTCCTCCTGCGTGAACCGGCGGGGGCCTGCAGACGGCTCGTTATCAACCTCGGACGAGGGACGTGAAGCGACGGTTGTAGCCATGTCGGATCCGAGCAGAAATGAGAGAAGGACACGGACTTGTTAAAACAACCAGAGTTGTCTCAAGGATCCGACAACCGACGCTAGAGTTCGGGACGCTGGATTCGCCTCAGGCACCATATTCGGCGGTCCGCGGTCCGCCGTCCGCAGCTGCCTCCGCCCGCTCGTCCCGCCACTCGCGCGGCACCACCACAAGGAGCCAGCCCAATCCACAGGCCATCTGCAGCCCGGCAAACGCCAGCACTGCGCTCTCTAGCGTCAGCCAGCCGACCTCCAGCAGCGCACTGCCCACGAGAATCGACATCGACTCGGCGGTCATAACGAAGAGCCAGTCCGTCGAGAACACCCGCCCCCGGTATCGGTCCTCCGTCCGCTTCTGCAAGATGACCGTGCTGAGGACCCAGTTGCCTCCGCTGGCGGCGTGCCCCAGCACCACGAGCGTACAGACGAGCGCGATGATCGACAGGCTCGACGACCACGGCACGAGGCCGATGCCCACGTAGCACAGCCCGCTAATCATCACGGCCCCGCCGATGACGACCGGCCACTGATGCCGCTCGGGAAAGAGGGCGCGCACCACGATGGGCCCGATGCCGGTGCCAATGCCGCGGGCCATGTAGAGAATGCCGATGCCCGCAGCCAGGGCAGAGGGCGCAATCCGATCGCCCAGAAGCGCGAGCATGTAGACGAGAGATCCCCCCGCCACCGCCCAGGTCGCCTTCGCAAAGGCAAACCGCCCAATGCGGGGATGAGCGCGGAGGTGCTGCCAGCCGTCCATCACCTCACGAGCGGCGGATCGGAGGAGGGAGGTCTGGGCAGGCTCGGTGTCCTGTGGAATGGTGGTTCCGATGATGAAGACGGCTGAGAGGACGTAGGTCGCACTATCGATCCAAAACACCGCTTCTGTCCCCAGCGCCTCCACGGCAAAGCCGCCGAGGGCCGCCCCCACCGCGAGCATTGTCGACCACGTGGCCGACATGAGCGCATTGGCTGTGAGGAGCTCCCGCGGCGTGGTGATGTTGGGGAGCGCGGCGCTCTTGGCCGGGTTGAAGACCGCCCCCGCCACGACCTGTGCCGTCAGCAGCACGTAGAGCCAGGGCACCTCCGCCGGCTGGTCGATGAGCAGAAAGCCCAACACGATTACGGCCCGCAGCACGTCCATCCCGATCATGAGCCGCCGCCGGTTGTAGCGGTCCACAAGGACCCCGGCCAGCGGCGCCGAGATGGCCCAGGGCAACATCTTGGTGATGAACACGGCCCCCAGCGCCAGGGGCGAGCCGGTGAGCTCGGTAATGAGGACGTAGAGAGCGATGGTGTTGAACCAGTCGCCCAGCAAGGAGATGAGATTCCCGATCCAGAGGCGCCGGAAGTTTTTGTTGCCGGAGACAAGTGCCCAGTATCCGGCCTGGTCCTCGACCTCAACGTCGTGTGCGGTGTGGGATGTGGCCATAACGGCGATTCAACCCAGCAGCGGCGGGGCGGGGTTCGGACGAATCCCTGTCCCATCAAAAAAATCACAGGTGCATCGTCCGTGTTCTTCCCACGGATGGGCCTCTTACAACCAGATCTGCTCTGCTTTTGGACACGTGCCCTCAACAGGGAGTAGGTTGAAAAGAAGCGGTCGAGAAATCCCACTGAGTACGAAGACGGACGATCTGTAAGGGGGAGTGGCTTTAATCTCAGGACTCACGTCTCCCTCACAGCGTGTCGCGTCGACGGGTCTTCAGAGCTGAATCACCGCTACGGCCAAGCCAATGCCGACCGCATCGGCCACGAGGTCCTTGCCGCTGGCCGTGCCCGTGAGGCGCGACGCGTCATAGAGCTCTTTTAGAATGCCGATGGCCGCCCCTGACGCGATGGAGGCAGGGAGGGCGTCGCGCTCCGTCCAGTCGGCCTTGTTCACGAGAATGTACTGCGTGGAGAGGGTCCAGAGGCCGCTAAACACGACGTGTTGCACCTTGTCCCGCCCCAACCAGCGATCTCGGATCGGAGCAGGAGTAGGGGAGGCCCCGTAGCGCAACTCAAACGCCACCGCCGCAGCTGTCAGCGAATCGGCGGAGGAGGGAGAGGCGGCCTGCGCCCACCCCAGCGGGGCAAATCCAAAGAGGATAACAATGCCGAGTCCGAGGATCCCACATCGCCACCTGAAAGACACGCTACTCCTCATCGTCATCATCATCGGCCGTTTCGACTGTGGAGGGCACGTCGACGTACCGGCCCAGCAGCGACCGGATGTGCTGGATCTCGTCCTCGTTCGTCGTGTGTCCCATGCCCTCGTAGATCCGCTTCGTGACCGTCGCGCTCATGCCTCGAAGCACATCGGCCGTTTCCTCCACTCGTTCCAGCGGAATGTAGGGATCCTGGTCGCTGCAGCCGAGAAAGACGGGCGTGCCGTCGAGGGTGCCCTCGTAGTCGAACGTCGTGTCCTCCGGACCGATGAGACCGCCGCTGAGTCCCACGACGCCGCCGTATCGCTGCGGATTGCGGGCGGCATACTCGGTGGCCAGACAGGCGCCCTGCGAAAACCCACACAGGACGATCTCTTCCTCGCTCAGTCCAGCGTCGGTGACTTTTGCAATCGTGTCGGACACAACCTTGAGCGCCGAGCTCAGCGCCGGTTCGTTGTTCTCAATCGGCGCCATGAACGACTCGGGGTACCAGGAGCGTTGTGCGGCCTGCGGAGCGAGGTACGCCACGTCGGGCATGCTCAACTCGTCGGACAGACTCAGGATGCCGCGGGCCGAGGCGCCGCGCCCATGGAGGAGGATCATGACCGCAGAGGCCTCCGAGAGCGGAACGCCGCGGTCGAGGAGGGGCTGGTCCTGATGAGGATGGTCGGAGGAAGGCATATGGTTTTTAGATTCGTGCAGCATCAACCAGTTTAGTGTCGCGTCCGTACCGGGGAACGCCTTCCGACGGAAATCGCTCCAACAGTCCAGAGAGGGTTCCCCAGTCCCACGCTCACTGCTCCGCCTGCCCCCCAGCATCATGTGGCCCCGGGAGGCACGAGGCGACATCGCCGGATTGCCGAACACGAGGTGCCGCCATTTCCAGGATCGCCGCCCCCTCTGCGTTCCCTTCCTCCGCCAGAGGCGCATACCAACCTCCTCCATCTGCCCGTTCTTGGCGAGAGGATTGTGTAAACCGAGCATAGAAGCGGTTCCAGGATTTTCCGTGTGGGGATCAACCTCCATCGTTTGCAGTTTCGATAGTGTAAAGTCGGGACTCTGCCGAGTGCTGGCTCGTGCTGTGTTGCGTGCTCCGTGTCGGGTTGAGCATTGCTGACCGAGTCGTAACTTCGTAGCAGACAGTCAACCTTCGAACACTGAGTACACGTTCGACACTCAACATCCTCTGCTTGACTACGCACGAGTACTGCGGCACAATGATCGGGATGGACCGCCCGTTTCACAATCGTGCACGGTCCGTTCGGTGGAAATTAGAGGACGAACGTGTGCAGAGGGCGTCCCGTCCCAACCATCGTGATTGAGTACTAGCGTCCCGCCTCGCCCCCGTTCCACGAACTGCGGTTTCCGCTGCCGCCGCCCATGAGCGACGCCGTCCAAGACCACTGTGGCATCTTCGGCATTTTCAATCACCCTGAGGCCGCCCGGCATACGTACTACGGGCTCCATGCCCTGCAGCACCGGGGACAGGAGTCGGCGGGCATCGCCACTTCCACCTTCGACGAGAAGCAGCAGGAGCCGGTTATGCCGGTCCACAAGGACTTTGGCCTTGTGCTCGACGTCTTCGACGACCCAGACCTCTTCGAAAAGCAGTTGCTGGGAGACGCAAGCATTGGCCATAATCGATACTCCACGAGTGGCTCTTCGGCCAACCGGGCCAATATTCAGCCCCTCGTCGTCCACCACCGGAAAGGCAACCTCGCCCTCTCGCACAACGGCAACCTGTCCAACGCCCGCGAGCTTCGGAAAAGCTTTAGCGAGCGCGGCACCCTCTTCCAGACCACCAGCGACAGCGAGCTGATTCTGCACCTCACGGCCCAGAGCCGACGGCAGAATCACCTCGATCAGATCATCGACGCGCTGATGCAGATCGAGGGCGCCTACTCGCTGCTCCTGCTCACGGACGACCACATGATCGCCGTCCGCGACCCGAACGGCTTCCGTCCGCTGGCCCTGGGCCGCATGGACACGCCCGATACCCACGAGGGCTCCGCCTACTGCGTCGCCAGCGAGACGTGCGCCTTCGACATGATCGACGCGGAGTACGTGCGCGACATCGAGCCGGGCGAGGTGCTGGTCATCGACCGCGAGGGCTGTGCCAACGAGGGCGACTTTGAGAGCCACGAGATCCCGACCAAGTTCGGCGTCAGCCAGTGCGTCTTCGAGTACGTCTACTTCTCACGGCCGGACTCGCAGATCTTCGGCGAAATGGTGGACAAGGTCCGCCGACAACTCGGCATTCAGCTCGCCCAGGAGGCCCCGATTCCCGAAGAAGCCAACGACGACGAAAAGACGCCGATCGTGGTGCCGGTGCCGGACTCTGCCAACACCTCCACGCTCGGCTTTGCGGAAGAATGCCAGGAGATGGGCCGCCGCTGTCGGTTCGACCTCGGCCTCATCCGCAATCACTACGTGGGGCGCACGTTTATCGCTCCGGGCCAGGACCGCCGCGAGATGAAGGTCCGATGTAAGTTCAACACCGTGCAGGGCCTGCTGGAGGACCGCACCGTCGTCGTGCTCGACGACAGTATCGTGCGGGGCACCACCGCGCGCTACCTCGTCGACATGCTGCGCGACTCCGGGGCCAAGAGCGTCCACTTCCGCGTCACGTCTCCCCCGGTCATCAGCCCCTGCTTCTACGGCATGGACTTCCCGGACGCCGAGGAGCTGCTGGCCAACCGGTTCGACAGCATCGAGGACATGCGGGACTACCTCGGCGTCGATTCGCTGGCGTACCTCTCCGTCGAGGGCCTCATGAAGGCCGTAAACCGCGCCAACGACAACCACCTCGGCTACTGCAATGCCTGCTTCACCGGTGACTATCCGGTCCCTGTCAACAAGGACATGACGAAAGAGGAGTTCGACTGGCAAGCCCCCGCGCCGCGAGCGTAGTGAGCAAGTAGTTTCAGACTGCGCCGCGAGCGTAGCGATCAAGTGATTTCAGATCGCTCCGCCCAAGGCCTTCGTCCGTTGCCTGTGAGCTGCCCACTCTGTCCGAGAGTGATCGGCCTGCCACACTCGCAATCAAGGATGATGAAATTGAAGACAGAGAGGTGTATTTGGTAACATTGGGCGAACCCTCGCTCGTTGTACTGTGCTAGAAGAAGTCGCATACTTCTCCTCACAGTCGACGGCGTTGTTATGGACTTCATTTCGAGAGCACGTCTGCTCGCCCTTCTCCTCGTCTCCCTCGCCCTCTTTTCCGCCCCCTCAGCTTGGGCCCAGCAGACGGGTCGCCTCACGGGTCAAGTCGTAAGTGAGGAGTCGGGCGAACCGCTCGTGGGAGCCACCGTCGCGCTCTGGACCGAGACGGCAGAGGACTCGACGCTGGTAACGGGCACGGCCACCGGCTCGGACGGTGGGTTCGTTCTGGAGGCCGATCCCGGCCCCCGATACGTGCTCCGGATCAGCTACGTCGGCTTTGCCAACCGCCGCTTTCCCAACACGCGCCCGACGACGGGAGAAGGGACGGACCTCGGGACCATTCGCCTCGCCTCCGAAACGACGCAGGCCGGAGAGGTTGAAGTCATGGCCGACCGGCCCGCGGCCCGAATGGAAACGGACCGAAACGTCTACAACACGTCCGACCAGACGCTGAGCGCTGGCGGGTCGGCCCGGTCGGTACTGGAGGACCTCCCCTCGGTGCGGATCGACATGGACGGAAGCATCAGCTTTCGAGGGAGTGAGAGCGTCTCCCTCCACATCAACGGAGAACCCGCGTCTCTGCAGGGACAGAGCCTGGTAAGCTACCTGGAAAGTCTCTCGGCCGATGCGGTGGAGCGGGTAGAGATCATCCCGAATCCCTCGGCAAAATACGACCCGACGGGCATGGCCGGAATTATCAATGTCGTGCTCAAACACGACCTGGCCGCTGGCTGGAACGGCGGCATGACGCTCGGCACCGAACGGGACGCCAACGCACGGTGGGGCGGCAACGCTTCGGGAAATGTGGGCTACCAGTCCGGGGGCTGGCGGGCGATGGCAACCTATTCCCACCGCCGCGACAGTGAGGAGGATTCCGATGCTCGCTTTCTCGAACAGCTCAACGCCGACTCCCCCAACCGGCTTACGGAGCAGTCCGGTCAGGAGGAAGAGCAAGACCGCTCCCACTCCCTTAACACGCAGGTGGAGTACTCTTTCTCAGAGAACACCTCGTTCGACCTGGAGACGACCTTCAGCTATCGCGGAGATGAGGAAACGGGCACAACAGAATACTGGGAATACCGTAGCTCGACCACACCGGAGAACCGGCAGGACCGCTACGCCCGCGTGACCGAGTCCGAAAATCTCGACCGCAGCATTGACGGACGCCTCGGGGTTGACCATGAGTTTGGGCAGGGACATACCCTGAGTGCCCAGCTCCGCTACGACCGCGAATTCGAAACCGAGGATGGCCTCTACAAGGTATTCGGCTACGAAAATGGCACCCGCCGCCCCGCTCCCCGCACCCAGGAACTGGAGACGCTCAATGAAGACGAGCAGGACGGCTCCCTGAAGCTCGACTACGAACGGTCTCTCGGGGACTTTGCCCTGGAAACGGGGTACAAGGGCACGCTTCGCCGCCTCGACAACGACCAAACCTTCGAAGGAACCGAGACGACCTTTACGTTCGACGAGCAAATCCATGCGGCCTACGCAACCGTAAACCGCGGCTTCGGGGACGTGAGCCTGGAGGCAGGCCTGCGCGCCGAAACTGTGGGGACCGCCTTCGACCTCAGCGGCACGGGAACCACCAAAAGCTCGTACGTGAGCCTGTATCCGAGTGCCTTCCTCACCTACAAGCCCAGCCCCCGACGCCAGGCGCGCCTCTCCTACAGCAAACGTGTGGATCGGCCCAACCTCTGGCACATTAGCCCCCTAGAGGACAACGAAGACCCCACGTTTCGGCGCGAGGGCAACCCCGGACTCGACCCGGAATACATCCACTCTTTTGAGCTGAGCATGACGCAGCGATGGGGAATTGGCTCAGTCACCCTCACGCCGTACGTACGCCACACGGTAAATGAGATCGAGCGCGTCCCCCGACAGGAAACCAACGAGAATGGAGAGACCGTGATTGTCCTCCGGGCCGAAAATCTCTCCTCAAGCACCGCCTACGGCACCGAGGTGGTCGGGACCTATAGCATCGGGGAGTGGCTCCAGGGACGGCTGAATGGGAGCGTCTACCGGTCCGTGACCGACGGATCGAACCTGACGACTGACCGTAGCCAGGACGCTCTCCTTTACTCGGGACGTGCCAACCTACGGATCAAACTGCGGGACGGCCTGCAGTTGCAGATGAGCCAGTTTTACCGTCCGGCCCGCGAGATTCCGCCCCAGGGCCGAATGGACGCTTTTTCCAGCACGGAAATGGGCCTCCGGCAACAGCTCTTCGGGGGCAACGGAAGCCTCACCCTGCG is part of the Salinibacter sp. 10B genome and encodes:
- the queG gene encoding tRNA epoxyqueuosine(34) reductase QueG gives rise to the protein MPGFDATSQERLAQATKLEATRLGFDACGISKAEPLDEEAIRLEQWLLEGRHGTMDWMERNFDKRIDPTKLVDGAESVISVLHNYYQPTDHPDDPEVGKISRYAWGTDYHEVMKEKLYLLYQWLQEAVDAEINGRAFVDSAPVMDKAWAKRSGLGWQGKHSNVLNRETGSFFFLGELIVSVPMDTDDPMADYCGSCTRCIDACPTDAIYEPYAVDANRCISYLTIEHGPDDVPDGLQPDVGNWLFGCDICQDVCPWNKFSQPTDEERYLPREGVTDTALEDWAEMNLDEFERRFEASPVKRATFDGFKRNVRNAIQNALNRRADDSS
- a CDS encoding dienelactone hydrolase family protein; the protein is MPSSDHPHQDQPLLDRGVPLSEASAVMILLHGRGASARGILSLSDELSMPDVAYLAPQAAQRSWYPESFMAPIENNEPALSSALKVVSDTIAKVTDAGLSEEEIVLCGFSQGACLATEYAARNPQRYGGVVGLSGGLIGPEDTTFDYEGTLDGTPVFLGCSDQDPYIPLERVEETADVLRGMSATVTKRIYEGMGHTTNEDEIQHIRSLLGRYVDVPSTVETADDDDDEE
- the purF gene encoding amidophosphoribosyltransferase, yielding MSDAVQDHCGIFGIFNHPEAARHTYYGLHALQHRGQESAGIATSTFDEKQQEPVMPVHKDFGLVLDVFDDPDLFEKQLLGDASIGHNRYSTSGSSANRANIQPLVVHHRKGNLALSHNGNLSNARELRKSFSERGTLFQTTSDSELILHLTAQSRRQNHLDQIIDALMQIEGAYSLLLLTDDHMIAVRDPNGFRPLALGRMDTPDTHEGSAYCVASETCAFDMIDAEYVRDIEPGEVLVIDREGCANEGDFESHEIPTKFGVSQCVFEYVYFSRPDSQIFGEMVDKVRRQLGIQLAQEAPIPEEANDDEKTPIVVPVPDSANTSTLGFAEECQEMGRRCRFDLGLIRNHYVGRTFIAPGQDRREMKVRCKFNTVQGLLEDRTVVVLDDSIVRGTTARYLVDMLRDSGAKSVHFRVTSPPVISPCFYGMDFPDAEELLANRFDSIEDMRDYLGVDSLAYLSVEGLMKAVNRANDNHLGYCNACFTGDYPVPVNKDMTKEEFDWQAPAPRA
- a CDS encoding Uma2 family endonuclease, which translates into the protein MATTVASRPSSEVDNEPSAGPRRFTQEEYFRMVEVGILDEDDRTELLDGHIVEMVAQNAPHRAAVIKATELLVDRLRAAPYVVQTQSTLPLDCHNVPESDLAVLSGTADDLLEGEPDEIPLIVEVADTSLEKDRTTKLRCYATNGIPEYWIVNLQNDTIEVYREPADGEYRQRETMTRDGSVTPLFDDLLSFEVGVVLPQDPSDEEE
- a CDS encoding TonB-dependent receptor — encoded protein: MDFISRARLLALLLVSLALFSAPSAWAQQTGRLTGQVVSEESGEPLVGATVALWTETAEDSTLVTGTATGSDGGFVLEADPGPRYVLRISYVGFANRRFPNTRPTTGEGTDLGTIRLASETTQAGEVEVMADRPAARMETDRNVYNTSDQTLSAGGSARSVLEDLPSVRIDMDGSISFRGSESVSLHINGEPASLQGQSLVSYLESLSADAVERVEIIPNPSAKYDPTGMAGIINVVLKHDLAAGWNGGMTLGTERDANARWGGNASGNVGYQSGGWRAMATYSHRRDSEEDSDARFLEQLNADSPNRLTEQSGQEEEQDRSHSLNTQVEYSFSENTSFDLETTFSYRGDEETGTTEYWEYRSSTTPENRQDRYARVTESENLDRSIDGRLGVDHEFGQGHTLSAQLRYDREFETEDGLYKVFGYENGTRRPAPRTQELETLNEDEQDGSLKLDYERSLGDFALETGYKGTLRRLDNDQTFEGTETTFTFDEQIHAAYATVNRGFGDVSLEAGLRAETVGTAFDLSGTGTTKSSYVSLYPSAFLTYKPSPRRQARLSYSKRVDRPNLWHISPLEDNEDPTFRREGNPGLDPEYIHSFELSMTQRWGIGSVTLTPYVRHTVNEIERVPRQETNENGETVIVLRAENLSSSTAYGTEVVGTYSIGEWLQGRLNGSVYRSVTDGSNLTTDRSQDALLYSGRANLRIKLRDGLQLQMSQFYRPAREIPPQGRMDAFSSTEMGLRQQLFGGNGSLTLRVDDLFDQTQMNIWYRDEDVFQDSNFQWGRREVSLAFQYTFGSGSQDGGRDRRRRR
- a CDS encoding MFS transporter, which translates into the protein MATSHTAHDVEVEDQAGYWALVSGNKNFRRLWIGNLISLLGDWFNTIALYVLITELTGSPLALGAVFITKMLPWAISAPLAGVLVDRYNRRRLMIGMDVLRAVIVLGFLLIDQPAEVPWLYVLLTAQVVAGAVFNPAKSAALPNITTPRELLTANALMSATWSTMLAVGAALGGFAVEALGTEAVFWIDSATYVLSAVFIIGTTIPQDTEPAQTSLLRSAAREVMDGWQHLRAHPRIGRFAFAKATWAVAGGSLVYMLALLGDRIAPSALAAGIGILYMARGIGTGIGPIVVRALFPERHQWPVVIGGAVMISGLCYVGIGLVPWSSSLSIIALVCTLVVLGHAASGGNWVLSTVILQKRTEDRYRGRVFSTDWLFVMTAESMSILVGSALLEVGWLTLESAVLAFAGLQMACGLGWLLVVVPREWRDERAEAAADGGPRTAEYGA